Proteins co-encoded in one Amaranthus tricolor cultivar Red isolate AtriRed21 chromosome 7, ASM2621246v1, whole genome shotgun sequence genomic window:
- the LOC130818926 gene encoding uncharacterized protein LOC130818926: MFTPTNIFCAVYFIKMVSEYGVHTALAALLEWFQPKGSLYDPAATLSFCGQFLVLQYSICLKQTNADSESNGANTVTVPNESCSTPVFQENCYGWPALSPNVLMDVQTQSPVLGGCLYPASPGQYIQPYLLPQVPVPVPIPPQNCSPSPDCVSQEFEYFVVIDFEATCDKETIPHPQEIIEFPSVVVNGRTGRIEGCFQCYVRPTHHQLLTGFCKELTGIKQSQVDKGVTLSEALFLHDKWLGEKGIKHTNFAIVTWTNWDCRIMLESECRYKKIMKPSYFNRWINLKIPFIETFGCTRRNLKESVEHAGVRWEGNAHCGLDDAKNTARLLSQLMQLGYKFSITNSLQSLFSDHPSAAHHQQQTLSPASTVVYQPDKSKTSPILTEMHFPPLRAANPMEEPVFCFCGATCIKKVWPIPGQEPGCLFFACGNFTADRGPSCPFFLWAADSAKPVYKL; this comes from the exons TGCATACAGCCCTTGCAGCATTACTTGAATGGTTCCAACCTAAAGGCTCTTTGTATGACCCTGCTGCTACACTGAGTTTTTGTGGACAGTTCCTGGTGCTGCAGTATAGTATTTGCTTAAAGCAAACAAATGCAGACTCTGAAAGTAATGGAGCAAATACCGTAACAGTCCCAAACGAAAGTTGTAGCACACCGGTGTTCCAAGAAAATTGTTATGGCTGGCCAGCATTGTCTCCAAATGTTCTGATGGATGTGCAAACTCAATCCCCTGTGCTTGGTGGCTGCTTATATCCTGCAAGCCCTGGGCAGTACATCCAACCATATTTGCTCCCTCAGGTTCCTGTTCCTGTGCCAATACCTCCTCAGAACTGTTCGCCTTCACCCGACTGTGTTTCTCAGGAATTTGAGTACTTTGTGGTGATTGATTTTGAGGCTACGTGTGACAAAGAAACGATCCCTCATCCACAGGAAATAATTGAATTTCCATCTGTGGTTGTAAATGGTAGGACGGGGCGAATAGAGGGCTGTTTTCAGTGCTATGTTCGGCCTACTCATCATCAGCTTCTCACTGGATTTTGCAAAGAACTTACAGGGATCAAGCAGTCTCAG GTAGATAAAGGCGTTACTTTGAGTGAAGCGTTGTTTTTACATGATAAATGGCTCGGAGAAAAGGGCATTAAGCATACAAACTTTGCTATTGTGACATGGACGAACTGGGATTGCAGAATAATGTTGGAATCAGAATGCCGATACAAAAAGATTATGAAGCCATCATATTTCAATAG GTGGATTAATTTGAAGATCCCGTTCATTGAAACATTCGGATGTACTCGACGCAACTTGAAAGAATCAGTAGAACATGCTGGTGTGAGATGGGAGGGTAACGCCCATTGCGGATTAGACGATGCCAAAAACACTGCTCGTTTACTGTCTCAACTTATGCAGCTTGGATATAAATTCTCAATCACAAATTCTCTTCAGTCCCTATTTTCAGATCATCCGAGTGCTGCACATCACCAGCAGCAGACGCTTTCACCTGCAAGCACCGTAGTTTATCAACCCGACAAGTCGAAAACTTCACCTATCTTAACAGAAATGCACTTCCCACCACTTCGAGCTGCCAATCCAATGGAAGAGCCCGTTTTTTGCTTTTGTGGGGCTACATGTATCAAGAAAGTATGGCCAATTCCGGGACAGGAACCTGGTTGTTTGTTCTTTGCGTGTGGAAACTTTACTGCTGACCGAGGGCCCTCATGTCCGTTTTTCTTATGGGCTGCTGATTCTGCAAAACCCGTCTACAAATTGTAG
- the LOC130818927 gene encoding uncharacterized protein LOC130818927, giving the protein MERHGKNKKWKAVPQFGAWEQKGNTSPNYSMVFGQARAHRKQVKNDVRHLSLGDETELIVQHNPGYEFDHHKDADSVMKKNKFLSYCCMMPD; this is encoded by the exons ATGGAACGCCATGGCAAA AATAAGAAGTGGAAGGCAGTACCTCAGTTTGGAGCATGGGAACAGAAAGGAAATACAAGTCCAAACTATTCTATGGTGTTCGGGCAAGCACGAGCACACCGAAAACAGGTGAAGAACGATGTTAGACATCTGAGTCTTGGTGATGAAACGGAGCTGATTGTTCAACATAATCCTGGATATGAATTTGATCATCACAAAGATGCAGATTCCGTCATG AAGAAAAACAAGTTCCTGTCGTACTGTTGCATGATGCCAGACTAA